In Tepidimicrobium xylanilyticum, a single window of DNA contains:
- a CDS encoding ABC transporter permease: protein MRKAFEASKDLMLINLISSFKLMFPSITISLIFSLVVGTILGLVKWLRDALYPIIYAFSCVPSILLSPFVLLLAPNFEIASIFLIVYGTVWTTLFATINGIMTIDKRYLDKATTLELNGLKLILKVILPAASPTILSGFVSSLRSTFMMLVYVEMYGTEYGMGFFVKKYSTFGLYDYTWVGFIFLVIVLIIVMQIFEKLKNYLLKWTID, encoded by the coding sequence ATGAGAAAGGCATTTGAAGCTAGTAAAGATCTAATGCTGATTAACTTGATATCATCTTTCAAGCTTATGTTTCCTTCTATTACAATATCTTTAATTTTTTCTTTGGTGGTCGGAACAATTCTTGGATTAGTAAAATGGCTTAGAGATGCACTTTATCCTATAATATATGCATTTAGCTGTGTACCATCCATCTTATTATCTCCATTCGTATTGTTATTAGCACCTAATTTTGAAATAGCATCAATATTTCTTATTGTTTATGGTACTGTTTGGACAACCCTTTTTGCTACCATAAATGGTATAATGACTATTGATAAGCGCTATTTAGATAAGGCTACCACACTGGAATTAAATGGTTTAAAATTAATTCTTAAAGTAATATTGCCAGCAGCAAGTCCAACTATTTTGTCAGGATTCGTAAGCTCTCTTCGTAGCACTTTTATGATGTTGGTATATGTTGAGATGTATGGTACAGAGTATGGAATGGGTTTCTTTGTGAAAAAATATTCCACATTTGGACTTTATGACTATACATGGGTTGGTTTTATATTCTTGGTCATAGTTTTAATTATTGTAATGCAGATATTTGAAAAGCTGAAAAACTACTTACTTAAGTGGACAATTGATTAA
- a CDS encoding alpha/beta fold hydrolase: MGYYGNVNNVNIYVEDLNPESKKAILFLHGWPGNHNLFEYQFDKLPQLGYRCIGIDTRGFGKMELIKREYYR, encoded by the coding sequence ATGGGTTATTATGGTAATGTGAATAACGTGAATATTTATGTCGAGGATTTAAACCCAGAATCTAAAAAGGCAATCTTGTTTTTACATGGTTGGCCAGGCAATCATAATCTGTTCGAATACCAGTTTGATAAGTTGCCACAATTAGGCTATCGGTGTATTGGAATAGATACTAGAGGCTTTGGTAAAATGGAATTGATCAAGAGAGAGTATTACAGATAA